In Variovorax paradoxus, a single genomic region encodes these proteins:
- a CDS encoding branched-chain amino acid ABC transporter permease codes for MATLAGIYALLSLGLVTIWGQGGMVNLGLVGFYAVGAYASALLSNAGIPIGISLMCAALMAGAVGVVLSYLTRPLRGDYLAIVSLGFAEVIRLVATNEKWLTGGSDGLSGIRSPLKAELGAIHPWFYLLLVWAIVAAAAFGLVRLFRSPYGRALRAVRDDEQVAAVAGKPVLQLKLKTFFVGAALSGLAGGIYAHLTSYIAPDGFVPLLTIYIFLAATAGGYTRGGGTRRVACRRCLAGVDALHRSSHSRTDGRAGRLVA; via the coding sequence ATGGCCACGCTGGCCGGCATCTACGCTCTGTTGTCCCTCGGACTGGTCACGATCTGGGGGCAGGGCGGCATGGTGAATCTCGGCCTCGTCGGCTTCTACGCCGTCGGTGCGTACGCCTCCGCCCTGCTGTCGAACGCCGGCATTCCGATCGGTATCTCGCTCATGTGCGCGGCGCTGATGGCCGGTGCGGTGGGGGTCGTGTTGTCGTACCTGACGCGGCCGTTGCGTGGCGACTACCTGGCGATCGTCTCGCTGGGCTTTGCCGAAGTCATCCGGCTTGTCGCGACCAACGAGAAATGGCTCACCGGCGGCAGCGACGGGCTCTCGGGCATCCGGTCGCCGCTGAAGGCGGAGCTTGGCGCCATCCACCCCTGGTTCTACCTTCTGCTGGTCTGGGCGATTGTCGCGGCCGCGGCGTTCGGCCTTGTCCGCTTGTTCAGGTCGCCGTATGGACGCGCGCTCAGGGCCGTGCGAGACGACGAGCAGGTGGCCGCGGTCGCGGGCAAGCCCGTGCTGCAACTCAAGCTCAAGACCTTCTTCGTCGGCGCCGCGCTGTCGGGCCTGGCGGGAGGCATCTATGCCCATCTCACCAGCTACATCGCCCCCGACGGATTCGTTCCGCTGCTGACGATCTACATCTTCCTTGCGGCCACCGCCGGTGGGTACACGCGTGGTGGGGGCACTCGCAGGGTCGCTTGCCGTCGTTGCCTTGCTGGAGTCGACGCGCTTCATCGCAGCAGTCATTCCAGGACTGACGGCCGTGCAGGTCGCCTCGTTGCGTGA
- a CDS encoding branched-chain amino acid ABC transporter permease — translation MFSDLVQHLVNGLVMGAVVALPALGLTLIFSVLGFINFSIAAQMTVGAYGGWLVNTHLHWPLVPVLVAAFALAGLVGVVGDRLALVPMRRKISAHTPLMVAIVSIALNLALENALRFGFGSDLNSFEMPIARDVQFAGIRVGPQQVHNLGIALAIAVVLAAFFTVTRVGKAMRAVADNADLARLKGIDPTRLSNLATFIGMGLAGIGGALLAIDTSVDPSTGSRLLLIIFSASVLGGLTSLTGAVLGALLIGMVSEVSLLVISPVYQSATAFAAILLVLLIRPSGLFAGASGVRK, via the coding sequence ATGTTCTCCGATCTTGTTCAGCACCTGGTCAACGGCCTGGTGATGGGGGCGGTCGTCGCCCTTCCCGCCCTGGGCCTGACGCTCATCTTCAGCGTGCTCGGGTTCATCAACTTCAGCATTGCCGCGCAGATGACGGTGGGCGCCTACGGAGGCTGGCTGGTCAACACCCATCTGCACTGGCCGCTTGTTCCCGTGCTGGTGGCGGCGTTCGCGTTGGCCGGGCTGGTGGGGGTGGTGGGCGACCGTCTCGCGCTCGTTCCCATGCGCCGCAAGATCTCGGCGCATACACCGCTGATGGTGGCCATCGTGTCCATCGCATTGAACCTTGCACTGGAGAACGCGCTGCGCTTCGGCTTCGGCAGCGACCTGAACAGCTTCGAGATGCCCATTGCACGCGATGTGCAGTTCGCGGGCATCCGGGTGGGGCCGCAGCAGGTGCACAACCTCGGCATCGCTCTGGCGATCGCGGTGGTGCTGGCGGCGTTCTTCACCGTGACGCGCGTGGGCAAGGCCATGCGGGCCGTGGCGGACAACGCCGACCTGGCCCGTCTCAAGGGCATCGACCCGACAAGGCTGTCGAACCTGGCCACCTTCATCGGCATGGGGTTGGCCGGCATCGGCGGCGCCTTGCTGGCCATCGACACCAGCGTGGACCCTTCCACAGGTTCGCGTCTCTTGCTGATCATCTTCTCGGCGAGCGTGCTCGGTGGGCTGACGAGCCTCACCGGGGCGGTGCTGGGGGCGCTCTTGATCGGCATGGTCAGCGAGGTTTCGCTTCTGGTCATTTCTCCCGTCTACCAGTCGGCGACGGCCTTCGCCGCGATCCTGCTGGTGCTGTTGATTCGTCCAAGCGGCTTGTTCGCCGGAGCATCGGGAGTTCGCAAGTGA
- a CDS encoding ABC transporter ATP-binding protein, which translates to MDALLEISNVRATFGGLHALDGATFNVSRGKTTGLIGPNGAGKTTLFNAITGLLPHASGRIAFKGKNITGLRPEGISRSGLIRTFQLARGCPRMTVFEHLMLYGPRQRGEGFLAGLLGGAAVRAREEDLREKAWAMARRLRLDHVLDNLVPALSGGQKKLLEIGRALLAEPDMILLDEPMAGVNPTLVGEIADQLEIVKAEGIAILLIEHEMALIQRLCEEVVVMAQGKYLMHGSFDQVTSDPRVQSSYLGRSRT; encoded by the coding sequence ATGGATGCACTCCTTGAAATCTCGAACGTGCGTGCCACGTTCGGCGGACTCCATGCACTGGACGGTGCGACCTTCAATGTCTCGCGCGGCAAGACCACCGGCTTGATCGGCCCCAACGGTGCCGGCAAGACGACGCTCTTCAATGCCATCACGGGTTTGCTGCCGCATGCGTCGGGGCGAATCGCGTTCAAGGGCAAGAACATCACCGGGTTGCGGCCCGAGGGCATTTCGCGATCGGGTCTGATCAGGACCTTCCAGCTCGCGCGCGGCTGTCCGCGGATGACCGTCTTCGAGCACCTGATGCTCTATGGCCCGCGGCAGCGCGGAGAAGGTTTTCTTGCCGGTCTTCTCGGCGGCGCGGCGGTCCGCGCACGCGAGGAAGATCTTCGGGAAAAAGCCTGGGCCATGGCGCGAAGGCTCCGTCTGGATCACGTGCTGGACAACCTCGTGCCCGCGCTCTCGGGCGGCCAGAAGAAGCTGCTGGAGATCGGGCGCGCGCTGCTCGCCGAGCCCGACATGATCCTGCTCGACGAACCCATGGCCGGAGTCAATCCGACGCTTGTCGGCGAGATCGCGGATCAGCTCGAAATCGTGAAGGCCGAAGGCATCGCGATCCTCCTGATCGAACACGAGATGGCGCTCATTCAACGGCTCTGCGAAGAAGTCGTCGTGATGGCGCAGGGCAAGTACCTGATGCACGGCAGCTTCGACCAGGTCACGTCGGACCCGCGTGTCCAGTCCTCGTATCTTGGAAGGAGCCGCACATGA
- a CDS encoding PAS and helix-turn-helix domain-containing protein yields MRNKAPDKNAAIDYHRAFQDAPVGQALGRDRLIVACNRAFAAIFRAQVDDLIGTSFERLYPTQTHFEQTGDRIAPVLAKHRTFSDDRVMRRLDGELFWVHVSGFTYTPEDPHHDTLWAFTDLSTGRKVNSALRGSMTPRERDIAALLIEGKTGKEVARALNISPRTVDIYKTRLLRKYSVSSTPDLVKRLLAG; encoded by the coding sequence ATGCGCAATAAGGCACCCGACAAGAACGCGGCGATCGACTACCACCGCGCCTTTCAAGATGCGCCCGTCGGCCAGGCGCTGGGACGCGACCGGCTGATCGTTGCCTGCAACCGCGCCTTCGCCGCCATCTTTCGAGCGCAGGTCGACGACCTCATCGGTACGTCGTTCGAGCGGCTCTACCCCACGCAGACGCACTTCGAGCAGACGGGCGATCGCATCGCCCCGGTGCTCGCCAAGCACCGCACGTTCTCCGACGACCGGGTGATGCGCCGGCTCGACGGAGAACTCTTTTGGGTGCACGTGAGCGGGTTCACGTACACACCGGAAGATCCGCATCACGACACGCTCTGGGCTTTCACCGACCTGTCCACCGGACGCAAGGTGAACTCGGCGCTGCGCGGCTCCATGACGCCTCGCGAGCGCGATATCGCGGCCCTGCTGATCGAGGGAAAGACAGGCAAGGAAGTGGCGCGGGCACTGAACATCAGCCCGCGCACGGTGGACATCTACAAGACACGCTTGCTGCGCAAGTACAGCGTGAGCAGCACGCCTGACCTGGTGAAGCGCCTGCTCGCCGGCTAG
- a CDS encoding PucR family transcriptional regulator, which produces MQLDEAFRTSPLQVGTVVAASAHLARDISWVQVVDHPDIEEWVEPGHLLLSTGYNWPKGDKDAAVLIGKLAAKGACGVVLAVPNFVEHFAAETIAAANRAHLPLIELPWEVPFSSITQYVHRELVDRQSRALAKSAQIHRQLTEAAATGDSLQDVARVLGQVLERSVQIHATEGGLLAGHIVEQGGHASPAFEPGIFQALSAGGGIKAMDAQTRAIRWHPRPSRLATTAQSVVGCAVRNRNGGLGYVLVAEGVPPLSEIDLRAVEQASIVAALQIAHQRELSAHEARLGYALVAALLEGRFDETPSVIERARLLGWDPEQSYRLATILLDEPNPLSSEGLGRREQLAGQVARALRQKGAQPLISLSANQIHALVPHEVDIEWLWSSISHGHCAMGVSEVHQGVAGMHSAGLEMADLMPHTKPGRVHFFDEAMFPRVLAGDAAARRVFIQRLFGALEADRRGQALIDTAIALTDEGFNLQRAADRLDVHISTLRYRLGRLSELTKLDLDCVEGRFRLQFGVRLYLAEQA; this is translated from the coding sequence ATGCAACTCGATGAAGCCTTTCGCACATCCCCCCTTCAGGTGGGGACCGTGGTGGCGGCTTCGGCGCACCTGGCAAGGGACATTTCGTGGGTTCAGGTGGTGGATCACCCGGACATCGAGGAATGGGTGGAGCCGGGCCATCTGCTTCTGAGCACCGGCTACAACTGGCCGAAGGGCGACAAGGACGCCGCCGTGCTGATCGGCAAGCTCGCGGCCAAGGGGGCTTGCGGCGTGGTGCTGGCGGTTCCCAACTTCGTCGAGCATTTCGCGGCCGAAACCATTGCCGCCGCGAACCGGGCGCACCTGCCGCTCATCGAGCTGCCCTGGGAGGTGCCGTTCAGTTCGATCACGCAATACGTGCATCGTGAACTCGTGGACCGCCAGAGCCGCGCCCTGGCGAAGTCGGCGCAGATCCACCGCCAGCTCACCGAGGCCGCGGCAACAGGCGACAGCCTGCAGGACGTGGCACGCGTGCTCGGCCAGGTTCTGGAGCGCTCGGTGCAGATTCACGCCACCGAGGGCGGTCTGCTGGCAGGCCACATCGTGGAGCAGGGCGGCCATGCGTCGCCGGCTTTCGAGCCGGGTATCTTCCAGGCGCTGTCCGCGGGCGGCGGCATCAAGGCGATGGATGCGCAGACGCGCGCCATCCGCTGGCATCCGCGCCCGTCGCGACTGGCAACGACAGCCCAGAGTGTGGTGGGCTGTGCGGTACGCAATCGCAATGGCGGCCTCGGCTACGTTCTGGTGGCCGAAGGCGTGCCGCCGCTCAGCGAGATCGATCTGCGTGCCGTGGAGCAGGCGAGCATCGTGGCTGCCTTGCAGATCGCGCATCAGCGCGAGCTGTCGGCCCACGAGGCGCGCCTTGGCTATGCGCTTGTCGCCGCGTTGCTGGAAGGGCGTTTTGACGAAACGCCGAGCGTCATCGAGCGCGCCCGTTTGCTCGGCTGGGACCCTGAGCAGTCCTACCGCCTGGCGACGATCCTGCTGGATGAGCCCAACCCGCTTTCGAGCGAAGGCCTGGGGCGTCGCGAGCAACTCGCAGGGCAGGTCGCGCGGGCGCTTCGCCAGAAGGGGGCGCAGCCGCTCATCAGCCTGTCGGCCAACCAGATCCATGCGCTCGTGCCGCACGAAGTGGACATCGAATGGCTCTGGTCAAGCATCTCCCATGGCCACTGCGCGATGGGCGTGAGCGAGGTTCACCAGGGTGTCGCAGGCATGCATTCGGCGGGACTGGAGATGGCCGACCTCATGCCGCACACCAAGCCCGGGCGCGTCCACTTCTTCGATGAAGCGATGTTCCCTCGCGTGCTGGCCGGCGATGCGGCCGCGCGGCGGGTCTTCATCCAGCGGCTGTTCGGCGCGCTGGAAGCGGACAGGCGCGGGCAAGCCTTGATCGATACCGCCATCGCATTGACGGACGAGGGGTTCAACCTGCAGCGCGCCGCCGATCGCCTCGACGTGCACATCAGCACGTTGCGCTACCGCCTGGGGCGCCTGAGCGAACTGACCAAGCTGGACCTGGACTGCGTCGAAGGGCGCTTCCGTCTCCAGTTCGGAGTGCGGCTGTATCTGGCCGAGCAGGCTTGA
- a CDS encoding FAD-binding oxidoreductase, protein MPSSHIESLSVLVGAANCLVEEESTHPFTTDYRGVFHGKALAVVRPADTAEVSRVVAYCHAHAIPVVPQGGNTSLLGGSVPDGAGKSIVLSLSRMNRIRSVDAVNDTMVVEAGVTLHQARMKAEEVRKLFPLRIGSEGSCQIGGNISTNAGGTAVLRYGNMRDLVLGIEAVLPDGNVWHGLRALRKDNTGYDLKQLFIGAEGTLGIVTAAVLKLMPQPRSVCTAFLAFDTTEIALGFFMELRKCIGQDVTAYELISQPALDLVLNHLPDSRAPLSVSAEWYVLVEMASGRSQEELESDFYGAVQVGLENGSVRDAAVAATQAHAADFWRIREEISDAQTRAGGSVRCDISVPLSKMPEFIAQASAGVLALEPHTRMVVYGHVGDGNVHFNPLRPACETAARYLARASRPITHIVDEIAMAMNGSISAEHGVGAAKRDELLSVKSRVELEMAWRIKRAFDPGNLFNPGKFLPRLDAMKEAAP, encoded by the coding sequence ATGCCCTCATCGCACATCGAGAGTCTTTCTGTCTTGGTCGGCGCCGCGAATTGCCTGGTCGAGGAAGAAAGCACGCACCCCTTCACGACCGACTACCGCGGCGTGTTCCACGGAAAGGCGCTCGCCGTCGTGCGTCCGGCCGATACGGCCGAAGTCAGCCGCGTGGTCGCGTACTGCCACGCCCACGCCATTCCGGTCGTGCCTCAGGGCGGCAACACCTCGTTGCTCGGAGGTTCGGTCCCGGACGGGGCCGGCAAAAGCATCGTGCTCAGCCTGTCACGCATGAACCGCATCCGCTCGGTGGATGCCGTGAACGACACCATGGTCGTCGAGGCCGGCGTGACTTTGCATCAGGCGCGGATGAAGGCCGAGGAGGTGCGCAAGCTCTTCCCCTTGCGCATCGGATCCGAAGGCAGCTGCCAGATCGGCGGAAACATCTCGACCAATGCAGGCGGTACAGCGGTCCTGCGATACGGCAACATGCGCGATCTCGTTCTCGGCATCGAGGCCGTGTTGCCCGACGGGAACGTCTGGCATGGGCTGCGCGCCCTGCGAAAAGACAACACCGGCTACGACCTGAAGCAGCTGTTCATCGGCGCCGAGGGCACGCTCGGCATCGTCACCGCCGCCGTCCTCAAGCTGATGCCCCAGCCGCGCTCCGTCTGCACCGCCTTCCTGGCGTTCGATACAACGGAGATCGCGCTTGGCTTCTTCATGGAATTGCGCAAGTGCATCGGTCAGGATGTGACTGCCTACGAACTGATTTCGCAGCCCGCGCTCGACCTGGTTCTGAACCATCTGCCCGATTCGCGAGCGCCTCTTTCCGTGTCCGCCGAGTGGTACGTGCTCGTCGAGATGGCCTCGGGTCGATCGCAAGAGGAACTCGAGAGCGATTTCTATGGCGCCGTGCAGGTCGGTCTGGAAAACGGCAGCGTCCGCGACGCGGCAGTGGCGGCAACGCAGGCGCACGCCGCCGATTTCTGGCGGATCCGGGAGGAAATATCGGATGCCCAGACGCGCGCAGGCGGAAGCGTTCGCTGCGACATCTCCGTGCCGCTTTCGAAGATGCCGGAGTTCATCGCACAAGCCTCGGCCGGCGTACTCGCCCTGGAGCCGCACACGCGCATGGTGGTCTACGGACACGTTGGCGACGGCAACGTGCATTTCAACCCGCTGCGACCCGCCTGCGAAACGGCCGCTCGATACCTGGCCCGCGCCAGCCGGCCGATCACGCACATCGTGGACGAGATCGCCATGGCCATGAACGGTTCGATCTCCGCCGAGCACGGCGTCGGCGCGGCCAAGCGGGACGAGTTGCTGAGCGTGAAGTCTCGCGTCGAGCTCGAGATGGCATGGCGCATCAAGCGCGCCTTCGATCCCGGCAACCTGTTCAACCCGGGGAAGTTCCTTCCTCGACTGGATGCCATGAAAGAGGCCGCGCCTTGA
- a CDS encoding IS5 family transposase: MPNKFNADHRHHIPKMRHFVRNWPEYESGLRNRGSLTFWVTPQAMQLWPAQARSTPGGQSIYSNQAIQTSLMLRLVFGQALRQTEGLMRSIFQLLEIDLKAPDHTTLSRRSMTLKALPRQCALPAGPLHLLIDSTGLKLFGAGEWLQKKHGQKSRRSWRKLHLAVDASTGHIEASVLTGQDVDDPSQVGPLLDQIEHEVASVTADGAYDGEPTYERIAQRDTQIDVIIPPRVTAQPSAQFEAAPTTRDNHLLMIQSLGRLEWQEAYGYGKRALVETTMGRFKAIIGPKLRARDPRGQQAEANAAVAVLNRMLSAGRPNSVRTSAAAV, encoded by the coding sequence ATGCCCAACAAATTCAACGCCGATCACCGCCATCATATTCCGAAGATGCGGCACTTCGTGCGTAACTGGCCCGAATATGAATCGGGACTTCGCAACCGTGGCAGCCTGACGTTCTGGGTTACCCCGCAGGCGATGCAACTCTGGCCAGCCCAAGCGCGCAGCACACCAGGCGGGCAGTCCATCTATTCGAATCAGGCCATCCAAACCAGCCTGATGCTGCGCCTGGTATTTGGCCAAGCCCTGCGACAAACCGAGGGTTTGATGAGGTCGATTTTCCAGCTTCTCGAGATTGATCTGAAGGCCCCCGACCACACTACCTTGAGTCGCCGAAGCATGACCCTCAAGGCTTTGCCACGCCAGTGCGCGCTGCCCGCCGGGCCGCTGCATTTGTTGATCGACAGCACCGGGCTGAAGCTGTTTGGCGCAGGCGAATGGCTGCAGAAAAAGCACGGACAAAAGTCGCGGCGTAGCTGGAGAAAGCTGCACTTGGCAGTGGACGCCAGCACGGGGCACATCGAGGCGTCGGTCTTGACTGGCCAGGATGTCGATGACCCATCTCAGGTTGGTCCACTGCTTGATCAGATCGAGCACGAAGTCGCCTCTGTTACCGCCGACGGCGCCTATGACGGCGAGCCAACCTACGAGCGGATTGCCCAACGCGATACGCAAATCGACGTCATTATTCCACCGCGCGTTACCGCCCAGCCCAGCGCGCAATTCGAGGCAGCGCCGACCACACGCGACAACCACCTGTTGATGATTCAAAGCTTGGGACGGCTGGAGTGGCAAGAGGCCTATGGCTACGGCAAACGTGCGCTGGTGGAAACCACGATGGGTCGCTTCAAGGCCATCATCGGGCCAAAGTTGCGTGCCCGTGATCCACGTGGCCAGCAGGCCGAGGCAAATGCTGCGGTGGCGGTGCTCAACCGCATGCTGAGCGCTGGACGCCCGAACTCCGTCCGCACTTCAGCAGCTGCCGTCTAA
- the merD gene encoding mercury resistance co-regulator MerD — protein MSAYTVSRLALDAGVSVHIVRDYLLRGLLRPVACTPGGYGLFDDAALQRLCFVRAAFEAGIGLDALARLCRALDAADGDEAAAQLAVLRQFVERRREALADLEVQLATMPTEPAQHAESLP, from the coding sequence ATGAGCGCCTACACCGTGTCCCGGCTGGCCCTTGATGCCGGGGTGAGCGTGCATATCGTGCGCGACTACCTGCTGCGCGGATTGCTGCGTCCGGTGGCGTGCACCCCGGGCGGCTATGGCCTGTTCGATGATGCCGCCTTGCAACGGCTGTGCTTCGTGCGGGCGGCCTTCGAGGCGGGCATCGGCCTGGACGCGCTGGCGCGGCTGTGCCGGGCGCTGGATGCTGCGGACGGCGATGAAGCGGCCGCGCAGCTTGCCGTTCTGCGCCAGTTCGTCGAGCGTCGGCGCGAAGCGTTGGCCGATCTGGAGGTGCAGTTGGCCACCATGCCGACCGAGCCGGCACAGCACGCGGAGAGTCTGCCATGA
- the merE gene encoding broad-spectrum mercury transporter MerE, with the protein MNSPERLPSETHKPITGYLWGALAVLTCPCHLPILAIVLAGTTAGAFIGEYWGIAALTLTGLFVLSVTRLLRAFKDRS; encoded by the coding sequence ATGAACAGCCCCGAGCGCTTGCCGTCCGAGACGCACAAACCGATCACCGGCTACCTGTGGGGCGCGCTGGCCGTGCTCACCTGTCCCTGCCATTTGCCGATTCTCGCCATTGTGCTGGCCGGCACGACGGCCGGCGCGTTCATCGGAGAGTACTGGGGTATCGCAGCCCTCACGCTGACCGGTTTGTTCGTCCTGTCTGTGACACGACTGCTGCGGGCCTTCAAAGATCGATCATGA
- the trfA gene encoding plasmid replication initiator TrfA, protein MAQESAELARTMGLPPEPRTAVNKMAEQIGALAQDKRSSAMATKKRTAGGELAEKVSEAKQTALLKHTKQQIKDMQLAVRPGSWPDHMRALPNDFGRSAIFTVRNKKVPRAALQGQSIYHVNKDVEITYTGIELRADDDELVFAQVLEYAKRTALGEPVSFTFYELCQDLDWSINGRYYTRAEECLTRLQASAMQFSSQRIGRLESVSLIRRFRVLDRGKRTSRCQVEIDAEIVVLFAGDHYTKFVWEKYRKLSPTARRMFDYFATHKEPYPLKLETFRLMCGSDSTRPKKWREQVGEACDELRENGLVESAWVNDDLVHCKR, encoded by the coding sequence ATGGCGCAGGAATCGGCCGAGCTTGCGCGCACGATGGGCCTGCCGCCCGAACCGCGCACCGCCGTGAACAAGATGGCCGAGCAGATCGGCGCGCTGGCCCAGGACAAACGGAGTAGTGCGATGGCGACCAAGAAGCGAACGGCCGGCGGTGAGCTGGCCGAGAAGGTCAGCGAGGCCAAGCAGACGGCCTTGCTCAAGCACACGAAGCAGCAGATCAAGGACATGCAGCTCGCTGTTCGACCTGGCTCCTGGCCGGATCACATGCGGGCACTGCCCAACGACTTCGGGCGGTCGGCGATCTTCACCGTCCGCAACAAGAAGGTGCCGCGCGCCGCGCTGCAAGGCCAGTCGATCTACCACGTCAACAAAGACGTGGAGATCACCTACACCGGGATCGAGCTGCGCGCCGACGACGACGAGCTGGTATTCGCCCAGGTGCTGGAGTACGCGAAGCGCACCGCGCTCGGAGAGCCGGTTTCCTTCACGTTCTACGAGCTTTGCCAGGACTTGGACTGGTCAATCAACGGTCGGTACTACACAAGGGCCGAGGAATGCCTGACGCGGCTCCAGGCGTCGGCCATGCAGTTCTCATCCCAACGCATCGGCCGGCTCGAATCGGTGTCGCTGATCCGGCGCTTCCGCGTCCTGGATCGCGGCAAGCGCACGTCGCGCTGCCAGGTCGAGATCGACGCCGAAATCGTGGTGCTGTTCGCCGGCGACCACTACACGAAATTCGTGTGGGAGAAGTACCGCAAGCTGTCGCCCACCGCGCGGCGCATGTTCGACTACTTCGCCACCCACAAGGAGCCGTACCCGCTCAAGCTGGAGACGTTCCGGCTGATGTGCGGCTCGGATTCCACCCGGCCGAAGAAGTGGCGCGAGCAGGTAGGCGAAGCGTGCGACGAGCTGCGCGAAAACGGCCTGGTCGAAAGTGCGTGGGTGAACGACGACCTGGTGCATTGCAAGCGGTGA
- a CDS encoding single-stranded DNA-binding protein, which produces MSHNLFQFIGNLTRDTDVRHSENSARAVFDLAVNRVWRNAAGAKQEQTDFFRIKSFGGLAENAGKYLGKGSKVFVQGRIEPTKYEKDGKTEYGFDFIAEEIEYLDTKAPGGGQ; this is translated from the coding sequence ATGAGCCACAACCTGTTCCAGTTTATCGGTAATCTTACCCGCGATACCGACGTTCGCCATAGCGAAAACAGCGCCCGCGCCGTTTTCGACCTGGCTGTCAATCGCGTGTGGCGCAACGCAGCCGGTGCGAAGCAGGAGCAGACGGACTTCTTCCGCATCAAGTCGTTCGGCGGCCTGGCCGAGAACGCGGGCAAGTACCTGGGCAAAGGCTCCAAGGTGTTCGTCCAGGGCCGCATCGAGCCGACGAAGTACGAGAAGGACGGCAAGACCGAATACGGGTTCGATTTCATCGCCGAGGAAATCGAATACCTGGACACCAAAGCGCCAGGCGGCGGCCAGTAA
- a CDS encoding transcriptional regulator, with protein sequence MYNYIFFTNVLRLLDERHMTKKELSNRSGVSISFLSDLTTGKANPSLKVMEDIAQALETPLPLLLESTDLDKEALDTLAGGKAPRSLPPGFERVAAVLPEHQAFIVKKWGEATRKKLRGS encoded by the coding sequence TTGTACAACTACATCTTCTTCACGAACGTGCTCCGGCTGCTCGATGAGCGGCACATGACGAAAAAGGAGCTATCGAACAGGTCGGGGGTTTCGATCTCCTTCCTGTCCGATCTCACTACTGGCAAAGCCAACCCCTCCCTAAAGGTGATGGAGGACATTGCGCAGGCCCTTGAAACTCCCCTGCCGCTCCTGCTTGAATCGACCGACCTGGACAAAGAAGCCCTTGACACCCTGGCCGGCGGCAAGGCACCCCGAAGCCTGCCGCCAGGCTTCGAGCGCGTGGCGGCCGTGCTGCCAGAACACCAGGCGTTCATCGTCAAGAAGTGGGGCGAAGCGACAAGGAAGAAACTTAGAGGGAGTTGA
- a CDS encoding conjugal transfer protein TrbD, producing the protein MALRAIPIRRAGNRENLFMGGDRELVMFSGLLAGALIFSAQEVRATVFGIALWFGALFALRLMAKADPKLRHVYLRHRRYKPYYPARSTPFRDNTPSQGKQYK; encoded by the coding sequence ATGGCTCTGCGCGCGATCCCCATCCGTAGGGCCGGCAACCGAGAAAACCTGTTCATGGGCGGGGATCGTGAGCTGGTGATGTTCTCGGGCCTGCTGGCCGGCGCGCTGATTTTCAGCGCCCAAGAAGTGAGGGCAACGGTGTTCGGCATCGCCTTGTGGTTCGGCGCGCTCTTCGCGCTGCGCCTCATGGCGAAGGCCGATCCGAAGCTGCGACACGTGTACCTGCGGCACCGCCGGTACAAGCCGTACTACCCGGCTCGCAGCACGCCCTTCCGTGACAACACGCCGAGTCAAGGGAAGCAATACAAATGA